The Bacteroides sp. AN502(2024) DNA segment GCTACGATAATCCAGTCTTCTTTGGCATTGGCAAGCACAGATTCCAGCCATGACAGTTGTTTGTTGACATCCTGTTTACAGGCATCGGGATATTTGTCACTTTCCTTGCGGTATTTCTCGATCAGAGGAGTGGTATCGATCCAGATGATGCGGATGGTGGCACCTTTCTCTTCGAATGTCCGGGTGTAATAACGGTCGGGCATTGTCCAGCGGCGGCTGATGTTGGTGTAATCCAATACGGCTTGTGTGTTTCCACGATATTCATGGTTTCCCAGGATGGGGAACCAGTCAATCATCAGTTCCGGATGTGAATAAATTAATTCATAGTTGGTCATCCACAAGGGGTCGTTTACGCTGCGGACTCCTTCAAAGTGATGAACGTCTCCGGTAGCCAGAACAAATTCAGGTCCTATCTCTTCCCCCATCGTACCCATTAATTCGGCAATTGGCTTCTGGTCGTAATAGCCGTTACGCCCTAAATCGTTCGCTACATAGAAGTTAAACTTTTTGTCAAATATGGAGTAATCCGCCAACTGTGCCTGAACAAATGTGCAGACGAAGAGCAGGGAGAGAATCGATAAACTTTTAATCTTTTTATTCATATTCTGTTGTATATTAGTGATTTATAAATGAATGTAATAACTTCGGCTTTGGGGGCTTGTTGGTTTAAAAGGAACGATCTCTTCCTTTTAAAGAAATAAATCCTGTGACTTAGTTCGTATCAGAAGTTTATTTTTACACCGGCATTTATCTTTACGCCATAGTGCTCTGACTGCATGGTACGCTCTTTAGTGCCTTGATAATAACGTAAAGGTTGATTCAATAGATTGGTGGCGTCTGCATAGAATGTTGTTTTGAACTTTTTGCCGAATGTATAGCTTGCGTTCAGGTCCATGTAATTTACGGCATCGTAGTAACGGTCCAGTGCGGCAACTTCTCCCATTTCATCGATGAAGCTGGATGCAAAGTTGTAGGATAGACGAACGTTGAACCCTTTTTTCTCAAAGTAGAGCGATGCGTTTGCCGTGTGTTCGGGAGAACCGGGTAAGGAAAGATCTTTCTCATTTTCGCGTCCTTCGAAGTTGAAGTTATTCACTTTGGTGTGAGTGTAGGTGTATGTACCGTAGAATCCTACGCATTTCAATGCGGGAGCAATGAAGCTGAAATCGCGTTGATAGGCAAGTTCCACACCAAGTAAGTCGGCATCACCTGCGTTCTTGGGTTGGGTGAATTTCTTGTATTCGTTATTCTGGTAGGTATAATCACTAATCACCTGATCGACAATAAAGTCATTGATCTTCTTATAGAAGATACCTGCGCTGACCAGACCGACACTCTTGAAATAGTAATCGGCACTTAAATCGAAGTTGTATGAAATAGTGGGAGTCAGGTCGGAGTTACCCATCACCAGTTCGTTATCGCTGCGGTTGATATTGACGCACGGAATTAATGCGGAATATTTGGGACGGCTCAATGTCTCTGTGAAAGATGCGCGGACTTTGAAGTCATCGGTTACATCATATTTCAATAAAACACTGGGGAGCCAGTTGGTATAATTGTTCTTATGATTCCCGGTCGGTTGAAGCGTTTCATTTTCGTCTTCATCCACCAGCCAGTTCCAGCCGTTGTATTTGATACGAGTGGCTTCCATACGGAGTCCCAGCATCATTTTTAGTCTCTTTCCCAGGATCTGGTCGAAGCGGAAGAAAGCGGAAGTGACATTTTCTTCGGCGTGATAGTTGCTGGAAGATTCTTCAAGCACTTGTTCGCCTTCCATGTTTTTCAGGTCGAGCGAACCCAGGTATTCTTTCGATACGAAATCAGTGGCTTTATACTGATTGCCCGGCATGAAACCGTCACGAATATGGCTTGTGAGATTGTCCATGTATGCTGTCTGGTAGGTATCTTTGTATGCATCTGCGTAGTCGTAGCAGGTCACATCGCGATTTTTAGTCTTGGATGTGTATTTGGCTCCGAATTTCAGGCTGTTTCCATAGATTCCGTTAACCAGCGGCAGTTCGAAGTCAACTTTGAATTTCAAGTCTTTTTCGTAGATTTCCTGATTGCTCTCAGTCAGTTCTTTCACTTTCCATTTACCTCTTTCGCCGTCCACTTTTCCGTTGTGCAGACTTACGTCTGTTGTCACATACGGGAAACGGCCGCCTGCATCTACGATATTAAATCCCAGAAAATCCTGTTTCAGATTGAAATATCTTTCGTTCGGGCGGTCTTCACTGGCACGTGCGTAAGAAGCTCCCCAGTTCATGGACAGTTTACCGAACTGATGTTCTCCGTCCAGACTGAAATCCATTGTCTGTTGCAGTTCCAGACGGGCATTTCTGTTGTTGGGGCTACCCCCCTTGGTCTCTATTTGGGCAGATTGTTGCATTTCGCCTTCATCGTCCAGTCCTGTTTTGTCCAAGTCCTTGTAGGTAACGCGATAGCGGTTTTCCCAGTCGTGACGGCGGTTGTAGATGCCTTGCAGCGTCAGTCGGTGGTTCGGATGTATTGCGTAGTCGAAGGCGAGTGAGTAGCTTTGGCGTTCACGTGTCACGTAGTATTGGCGTTTTTGTGCTTCCACCATTACGACCTCTCCTTTCTTGTTGACATCGTATTCAAATTCTACATCATCCGAACCTACCGGAGCATTTTGATAAGAAACGGCTGCCATCATTCCCAGTTTGTTGTTAAAGAAACGGTCACCATAAGTGAAACCCAGGTTCAATTGGGCTTTCTTGCTGATCCAGTTGTATCCTGTTCCTGCTGTAGCACTGATAACTCTCTTGTAAGGAGTACTTTTAGTGACCAGATTGATAGAACCACCGATGGCGTCTCCATCCATATCCGAAGTAACTACTTTGTTTACTTCGATGGTCTGTATCATGTCAGCGGGGATAAGGTCGAGCTGGACGTTACGTGTGTCGCCTTCGGCAGAAGGGAGGCGGTTGCCGTTGATTGTAACGGAACTAAGATCGGGTGAAGTGCCACGCACTTGTCCGAAGCGGGCTTCTCCCTGATCGTATTGTACATTGATACCATTGATACGTTTCAATGCATCCCCGATATTGGAATCGGGAAATTTACCTACCTGGTCGGCTGAAACGACATTGGTGATTCCCAGCTTGTTCTTCTGCGAATTGATGGCGCGGCGTTGACCCTGGAAAGCTCCGCCTACTACCACCTCTTGCAACTCGAGTCCTTCATTCAAGACTACGTCTTTCTCAAGTGTCTTTCCAGCCGGAATGGTGATTTTCATTTCGACGGGTGAGTAGCCTACGTAGCTGACTTTGATGGTATATGTGCCTGGAGTAAGATTGGCGAAAGTATAATAACCGTTAACATCACTCGTCACTCCGGTGTGTAATTTTTCGATGTAAATGGACGCTCCCGGGAGGGTTTGTTGGGAACTATCTACAATGCGTCCGCGGATAGTGCCTTGTCTGACTATGCTCACTTTTTCTTCTGCGAAAGTGTTACCGCTTGTGCTCATGACTAAAAGAGCGAAGGGGATAAATTTGAGAAATCGTTTCATAAATGTTAGCGTGCGTTAATTATTTGCTGCAAAAGTAGCGGGGAGACGTTTCTTACTCTTTACAGCCGGTTGAAGAACGCGTAACAATTATGCTACGTTTATATTACAGCGTCCTTTTATCCGGAAGCTTCCGGAAAGGGCGGGTTGCTGTTGTTATAGAAATAGTTCAGACTTTCTCACAGCGAATCAGTACTTTTTGTCCATTATTTAATGTACTGGCAAATAAGTAGGTATCTCCTCCTTCAGCCAGATGGATTCGTTTGCGGAGTTCGGCTACTGTAGCGGGGAAGTTACGGACAGTTACATTGGCTTTTTTCAGGTCTACCAGATTTTTCTTTACCTCTTTTTTATTGAAACTGCACCGGTTGACAATACGGAATATTCTTCCGGGGAAGTTTTCTATGAAAGTATCGGAAGTATACAGATGACTGTTGGGATGCAGTTTACGGACAGGATAGGCTGCGGTAATGCTGCGAAAAGCACCGGCTTTCAGAAGGGAGGCATTCGGTTCGTAAAGATAGGTTTCTAAAGAATCCGTATAGATACATTCGCTGCATTGCTCCTGTTCGCGGGTAAATACAAAGTGTTGTTCTTCTTGAAGCCCTTTCGTGGAGAGGTTCACACAATGAATGGAGATTTCGGTTGGTGGGGTCTGTCCGAGTAGGATGAGTAGTTCCTTACATTCGTTGTTGACGGATAGAATATGCACTTCCTGTGTCTGTTGCAGCTCTTTCAGTGCCAATGAAAGATCAAGCATGGGCGAGAGTTTTATCATTACCCGGTTGGCTTTGTGAAGTAAAAGCTCTTCCAGTTCGGCTACGTTTGGTTCGCAGTCGGAGATGGCAACCGTTTTTCCACCGTGCTCATTGCGGCGAGCGGGGTCGAGAAAAATACAATCTACGGGGGACATGGTTTGCAGATAGGCTACTCCATCTTCGTTTCTTATGTTTATATGGTTTAGATTCAGTATGGTAAAGTTGTGTGCAGCTATTTCGCAGAGTTCCTCCTGACGTTCTACGTAAGTGGCGGACTTGAATCCGGTGGCAAGAAAAGAACAGTCAATGCCGAAGCCTCCGGTGAGATCGGTCAGAGACTCTCCCTGCAAAAGACGCGCTTTGTAGCGGGCGGTGATTTCAGAAGAGCATTGCTCCAGCGACAAATGTTTCGGATACCATATTTTTTCTATCTTCCACCATGAGGGAATCTTTTCGGCGGCAACCTTCCTTCCCGCAATTTGAGTGATGGCGGTCGGCATATCTATGTCCGGGTACTTTTTAGCTTGTAAAGCCAGTTCACGTACATCGTCTGATGAATGTTCGCAAATGAAAAGTAGGGTTTCGGGGGAGATTTGCATCATGGCGTTATTGCGTTATAGGATGTTACAATGAATCATCGGGCTCTGATTATGGGGTTGTTGAGTGTCGGTTATGGTATTAACCTATACTTCCGTTTGGCTACGTCCCGGCTGCAAAAATTGAAATGCCACCATTCGCCGGGTAATGCACGGAATCCGGCCTCTTTCATCACCTTTCGCAGCAGTAGCCGGTTCCGACGCTCCGTTTCACTTATTTTTCCATTACGTACCAGTTCGATCTCGTCTGTGATATGGGCTTCCACGCCTAAGTGGTCTACTTGGGTTCCCATAGGCAGGGGCTGTCCCGAAGAGTCCTGAATACTGATGTCTACTGCCAGTCCGTAGTTGTGTAACCCGCCTCCGCGGTTGGGGTTGGAGACATATTTATATTTGGACGTTCCTTTCACTACGTCCCACATCTTTTTCTGTACCGACATTGGACGTGCCGCATCGTAAATGATAAGGCTGTAAGACGGGTGCAGTCGCTTCAATGCTTTCTGTGCCTCTATCAGGGCGTATGCCGCATCCGGATGCAGGTAGGCTTCCGTTAAGTTATCGTAAAGCACTTCGCCCGTGAAATTATCAGCCTGTGTATACATTAACTTGACAACGAGGCTGCTATCCAGATCGGTTATGTTGACGAGTCCCAATGAGTCCATGTAGAGAGCCATTGCGCTTCGCTCCGGCGGTGGCGGTGAGATGGTGGCACATTCTTCACCGGATCGCATATCGTCCGGTGTATATCCGTATTCCGCCGGGGTGGGAATCTCCTTCTCCTTTGGACCGGAAAAGAAGGAGCATCCTGTCAGCAACAAACAGAAGACGGTTAGACTATATTTTAGAATGGTCATTCAAACTTTGTTATTTAGTGTGCCAAAGATACTTCTTTTTGGCTTTAACTCCAATAAGCTATCCTTAAATTCGGATTGTTTAAGTGTCAGGCCATGCCAACATATTGGCACAGTTGTGCCAATGCGATGGCACAATCTTGCCACTTCGATGGCACAGCTGTGCCAATACGGTGGCACAACTCAAGAGATTAAGTAACTACGACCGTTCCTCTTAATGTTGGATATTATCCACCGCTTTCTTCAGGTTGGCTACCCCTTTCCAAATGTCCAACAGATGCAAGACCTGTTCGTCTTCGGCTTTGCTGTTGTTGACGGACAACAGTTCCGCATATATCTCCAGCAACTTCTTCAAATCTTTGACCGGCTTTTCCGGAAGTTCCGCCAGCATTGCCGCGATGAGTGTCTCCAGTTCCCGGTTGTGCAGGGGACTGACATTCATCATTTGTCGCTCCATCAGGTCGGTGAGTCTTTTCAACGGTCCCCAGCCGGTATGTTGATGTGAACCTAATATTTTGCCTATGCGCTTGCTGTCCATGCACCCTTTGCCTACACGATCTATCCAGATTTCAGCGGCATAAGAACGGGAAGTCTTATCCGCTACCAACATGCAAGTGGCTTCCAGCAGATAAGACACTTCGTGCCAAGCATGCCTTAACTGATGAAGTGCCTCGATGGCGGTCCGGGTGATGTCTGTCTCCCGAACCTCGGCTACCCTCGGATCGTATATGGCACTGCGGATACACCATACAAATAAGGGTTCCGGCATATTGGGAGTTAACCATGCCAAACGCGGCAAGTCATTTAGTATATCGTCGAAACGTTCTATCAGCGGATACATTTCGACCACTAACGGATGTGAATCGCATGAATGGTAGTTGATTCTCTCATCAAATGTATCTTTGTTGACGACATGAGCGTTTTTGCTTTCCGGAATGTCGAAAGCAAGAATCGGGGTGGTCCATTCTACGACTTTCTTGTTGTAATCGGTATATGAGTGCGTTTTCAGATAGGTCCTCCACGTAAAGTTTCCGGTCAGGAACTCGCGCGGCCCTTTATTGTATGAGAAATCTTTGAATTCGGCGTAGATTGTCTCGGGCGACTTGATGAGTCCTGCCGTCATCCACCAGGAAGGATGGGTGAAGGGCGCTTGGGGGCGTGCGTCGTCCGCTCCCAGCAAGAAAGCCAGCAAGCGTCGGTATTCTCCCTCTAAGCCTTGAAGGAGGATGGGGAGTTCTTGTGACGAATCATCCAATGCCACTCGCGAGAGTGCGATTTGCATATCCATATCGTCCGGCTCGGCGTTTGCCTGCCGGTATTGCTTCAACCGTTCCACCAAGGTTGCCGGTTCGATAAACATTGGAGCATGGGTGGGAGTGGACAATAGGGGTAAAGGTCTCTCCTTGCTTTCCAGAAGGTCCAATGTCCGGCATAACAGCTGCCTGTAAACGTGGAATTTCTCTTCTTTGCCCGTTTTCTGACGGATGGTGAGTTCCTGCAGATTGCGATAGCCCCAGTTACCTTTCTTCAGTTCGTCCTTCCGTACCATTTCCCGATGCAGGTCGCTTAGCTCTTTCGTTTCTTTAGGGAAACGTTTAACCAGCAGCTTCGCATAATCAAGGAGGAAAGTCGCCATGAGTTGGTCTAACAGGCTGCTTCGCGAACTTCCTCCGTCTATCAGTACTTTGTAGGCGCGTTGAAGGATGGGTGCCCATTGTGAGATTTGTTCCGCTTTCTGCCGACGGTCTTCTTGCAATAAGGCGCCGAGTAACAGGTCGAAGTGATAGATTTCGTTCACATCCAATACTTGTCCGGCAAGAAATATCAGGTCTTCGGTGGAAGCGATTTCCTCTATCCGGTTGTCCTCACGGATAAGGGGGAGTATCGGTTCATGCACGAAAGAGGCGGAATCGTTGCCGGACTGTCCGGAGTGGGCGGGAGTCGCCTCATTATGCTCCAGATAAGCCCTCAGCTCTTTTTTAGTGTTTGCCAACATCGTTTCCGTATATGCGGAGAGCGCTTCCCTTAATGCCGCGGATTCCGTCTCTCCATACGTCAGAATCAGTTTGGCTACCTTGCTTTGAGTGGATTCTTCCCGGCTCATCAATCCTTGTGCGGCAACACGACAGATGGCATCGCGAAAATCCCTTCTTTCTTTTGCCAGCTTGTCAAGTACGGCCAGTGTGTTTTGATGGACAGCCTTCACGTCTGAAGCGAAAAGCACGGAAGCCTGACTTAGAAACTCTTCAACCCGGAATTGCGGGTGAACGCATAGGTTCTTCAGCAGTCCGAGTATGATATTTGTCGGGCGGCTGTGAGGGGCGGACAGGACGGCGAATATTTCCGGTTGCAACGCGAGCTGCTCTTCCATGGCGGGGGCAAGTGCGGCAAACATGCCCGCAAACCAGCCGCATAGGTTCTTGTTCAGATTCCGGTTGACGGCAAGCAGAGATTCTTTTAATACACGCATACGATCCAGTTGACCGTGTTCTACGAAGTATCTGAAAGAGAAATAAGGTTGTCCGCCATTCCTGCCATCCACCCGGTTTTGCCCGCAGTCGTATTGGAACAGATACCAAATATGCTCTTTGAGTGTGATTGCCCGCTTTTGCAGGAAATCGGTATTATCCAGTTCGTTCACCAGATACCCCGCGATGGTTTGTGGAGAGGGCGTTAGGGTGAGCACTCCCTGTTCCATCCAATCCATCAGGATTTCGTAATTCATTCCGTAGAAACCGCTGAACTCTTTGCCCTCACCCTCTTTGAAGAAGCTGTCGAGCCAGGAAGGGACATGCCATGGAATCAATTCGTTCAAATGCGCGGTGTAGATTCCCCATTCATATTTGCGGAATTCTTTCAGGGAATAGATAACGAGAGCCGTAAGGTTGATGATGCGCTGCTGTTCGGGAGTTCCCCGTTTGCCGTACGTCCTCTCGTCAAGTTTCATGAATCTATTGTAGTATTCTTCCAGTCTGTTCAGGCAGGGTATCAGGCTCTTTCGTTCTTCCCGAGTGAGTCCTTGCAGAAAGGGGATGATGGCATCACCCAGTTGCTTTTCCACTATTTCATTGAGGCGTTCTTCCGGAGTCATAATCATGAATTTGTTATAGGTTGTTGAGTGAAATCGTCACTTTCTTCAGGTTGCTGTTCGCGCCCCATTCTTGCAGGCGCTGCAGGAGCTGTTCGTCCGTAGCCTTGCTGCGGTTGACGGTCAGCAGCTCCAGGTATAGTTCAAGCAGTTGTTTGAGTCCGGTGACGGGTTTGTCGGGCAATCCGCCGATGAAGACGGTGAGCAGCTCTTCCAGTTGGCGGTTGTGGAAGGCACTGCGCTTGTACATGCTTTCGTACACCTGTGTGGTGAAGCGTTTGAGCGGGGCGACTTCCATACCAATCAGCCGGGCGAGGATTTCTCCTACCCGGCGGTTGTTCATTCTCCCCGCGGATAGCCCTTCCACCCATAATTCGGCCGCATAGGAACGGACTGTTTGGTCTGCGAAAAGCAGCGAACCGCTCAACAGGAGCAGACTCATCTCTTTGAGCGGGCAGTGGAAAGACAACAGCATGCGCAAGGCACAGGCGAGGGTGCGTTTGCTGTCTTCCTGCGGAGTGCCGAGAGCCATGTAATGGGAGATAATCCGGGCTATCAACGGTTCCGGGCGGTTGGGGAAGCAGCATAACAGAGGTTCCATGTAACGGGAATCATCTATGTTATATTTGCTGTTGATAATCAGATGTTCCTGCCACAACTGATGGCTGTTGCATTCGGCATATGTATGCCATTTGTAGAACTCGAGTTGGAGCAGACGCCTGTCCGGTTCGTATGATTTCTCTTTGGGTTGTACCCCTTTCCACTCGTAGTCTCCCGTCAGATAATTATGCGGCAATGTGTTACATGCGAAAGGCTTGAATGCTTCAAATTCCGTCTCCGGCGCTTTTACCAGTCCGGCGGCCATCCAGGCGGTCGGATGGTTGTAGGGCGGTTCGGGTTGTACGTTTTCATCCAACAGGAACAGACAGAGATGCAGGTATTCATCTTGCAACAGCTGCCGGGCGGTGGCGATGGCTTCTTCCTTGTCTTCCATGGCACAACGGGCAACAGCCAGTTGGAAATCCCACGAACAGGGTTTCTTTCCCGCTTCCTGATATGCGGCAAGCCGGCGTATCAGTTCGGTGGCCTGCAGGTATGCCGGGGTATGGGTGGGAGTGGAAAGCAGCGGCAATGTATTTTCTTTTTTGATTTGGCGAATCACATTCAGCCATAATTGTTTGATGGGTGTGAAACAGGTCACGTTGCTGTAGCAGGGTTGCCAGTCGGCAAGTCGTTTGAAAGAGCGCTCGTCATAAACTCCCCTGTTTTCATCTATTCCTTTCAGCCTTTCTTCCAATCGGGTGAACATATTTCTCAAAATTCCGGTGTCGGAGGCATCTTTCTGTACCCATAAGCGCCGGTATTCCAACAGAAAAGTGGCAAGAAGCCCTTCGTATGGCCTGAAACCATTGGCAACGATATCGGCTGCCCGTTGGAAAACGGGTTCCATCCGGCCGAGGTCTTCCTTATCCAATTGGGGATGGAAGGCAATGATGGCGGCAATGGTTGTTTCTATCTCCCAACTTTCCTCCATGTCGAACAAACGGCTGATCAGGAACAGGAAGTCTTCTTTGTCGGCGGGGGATGGGATACGATTGTCTTCCCGGCAGATGCGTACCGTTTCTCCCGCATTTGCATCGGGTTCATGGGCTTCTTCCGCAGGCTGTGGCTTGAAAGATGCGAGTACCGCTTGCACGCTTTGAAACATCTCCGGTTGATAAGACCGTAGCGTTTCCCGGAGATTGGGCGAAGAGGCGTCTCCGTGTCTTGAAACAAAGTCGGCGGCTTTCTTTTGCAGGCTTTCGTCCTTTCTCAGGAAGAGTTGGCAGAGCGTGACGCAACAAGGCTCTTTCATCTCGGGATGCCGGGCAACGATCTTTTCAAAGATGGAGCAGATGGTTAATAGCGAGTTCTTGGCACCGGAGAAGAAAAGGGGCGTTGCCCGTTCGATGAATTCCCGATAACGGAATCCTTCTTCGTCCGCGATGCTCTTCAACTGTTGCAACATCACGTTCACCGGCTTGGTGTAGGAAGAAGTGAATGTTTGCATCATCTCTTCTTGCAAGGACAACAACTCTCCGGGGGTCGGTCGCAGCGTTTCAAGGAACCCGGCAAACCATCCTGCCATGTCTTTCTTGAAATTCCGGTGAAAAGTGGTGAGTGTGGCTTTAAGCAGCCGTTCCCTGTCCAGACTGCCGTCTAACGAGAAGCGGTAGAGAGCGGCACTGAAACTTTCATCCCGTGCGGTAATTCCTTTTTTATAAGCCTCTTTGGCGCGATCATCCTGAGAGCCGATGGACGATTCGTATTCAAAAAGCGTCCAGATGTGCTCTTTCAGGGTGATGTCATGCTCAAGTAACAGCTCACTGTTGAAAGTATCGTCTCCTTTGTCTCCCTTCTTGCTAATGACGGTAGCCCGGGGAAGCAGATGCGCTACCCGGTTTGGCGAGAATTCTTTGAGGTATCCCATATCCATGAGCCGCATCAGCTGTTCGTAATTGAGCTCGAAATTAAACCAAGTCTTGTCATCGTTGATAAAGTCGGTCAGCCAGGCGGGGTTGTAAAGCGGGAGTAGTTTGCAAAGCATGTCAAACTTCACGTGATATGCCATATCCATTCCCCGCTTGTCGGCACATACAAACTGTACGGCCGATAGAAAATGTGCCCACGCTGAACAGACGTTTGTCACAAAGCTGATACCGAAGGACTTGCTTTTTATTCGTTGTAACTCCCGGATCACCGGCAGCAGCTTCCGCCTGTCCTTCATTGGCAACTCCAATACTCT contains these protein-coding regions:
- a CDS encoding metallophosphoesterase yields the protein MNKKIKSLSILSLLFVCTFVQAQLADYSIFDKKFNFYVANDLGRNGYYDQKPIAELMGTMGEEIGPEFVLATGDVHHFEGVRSVNDPLWMTNYELIYSHPELMIDWFPILGNHEYRGNTQAVLDYTNISRRWTMPDRYYTRTFEEKGATIRIIWIDTTPLIEKYRKESDKYPDACKQDVNKQLSWLESVLANAKEDWIIVAGHHPIYAYTPKEESERLDMQKRVDPILRKHKVDMYICGHIHNFQHIRVPESDIDYIVNSAASLARKVKPIEGTKFCSSEPGFSVCSIDKKELNLRMIDKKGNILYTVTRKK
- a CDS encoding TonB-dependent receptor, with amino-acid sequence MKRFLKFIPFALLVMSTSGNTFAEEKVSIVRQGTIRGRIVDSSQQTLPGASIYIEKLHTGVTSDVNGYYTFANLTPGTYTIKVSYVGYSPVEMKITIPAGKTLEKDVVLNEGLELQEVVVGGAFQGQRRAINSQKNKLGITNVVSADQVGKFPDSNIGDALKRINGINVQYDQGEARFGQVRGTSPDLSSVTINGNRLPSAEGDTRNVQLDLIPADMIQTIEVNKVVTSDMDGDAIGGSINLVTKSTPYKRVISATAGTGYNWISKKAQLNLGFTYGDRFFNNKLGMMAAVSYQNAPVGSDDVEFEYDVNKKGEVVMVEAQKRQYYVTRERQSYSLAFDYAIHPNHRLTLQGIYNRRHDWENRYRVTYKDLDKTGLDDEGEMQQSAQIETKGGSPNNRNARLELQQTMDFSLDGEHQFGKLSMNWGASYARASEDRPNERYFNLKQDFLGFNIVDAGGRFPYVTTDVSLHNGKVDGERGKWKVKELTESNQEIYEKDLKFKVDFELPLVNGIYGNSLKFGAKYTSKTKNRDVTCYDYADAYKDTYQTAYMDNLTSHIRDGFMPGNQYKATDFVSKEYLGSLDLKNMEGEQVLEESSSNYHAEENVTSAFFRFDQILGKRLKMMLGLRMEATRIKYNGWNWLVDEDENETLQPTGNHKNNYTNWLPSVLLKYDVTDDFKVRASFTETLSRPKYSALIPCVNINRSDNELVMGNSDLTPTISYNFDLSADYYFKSVGLVSAGIFYKKINDFIVDQVISDYTYQNNEYKKFTQPKNAGDADLLGVELAYQRDFSFIAPALKCVGFYGTYTYTHTKVNNFNFEGRENEKDLSLPGSPEHTANASLYFEKKGFNVRLSYNFASSFIDEMGEVAALDRYYDAVNYMDLNASYTFGKKFKTTFYADATNLLNQPLRYYQGTKERTMQSEHYGVKINAGVKINF
- a CDS encoding SAM-dependent methyltransferase, whose protein sequence is MMQISPETLLFICEHSSDDVRELALQAKKYPDIDMPTAITQIAGRKVAAEKIPSWWKIEKIWYPKHLSLEQCSSEITARYKARLLQGESLTDLTGGFGIDCSFLATGFKSATYVERQEELCEIAAHNFTILNLNHINIRNEDGVAYLQTMSPVDCIFLDPARRNEHGGKTVAISDCEPNVAELEELLLHKANRVMIKLSPMLDLSLALKELQQTQEVHILSVNNECKELLILLGQTPPTEISIHCVNLSTKGLQEEQHFVFTREQEQCSECIYTDSLETYLYEPNASLLKAGAFRSITAAYPVRKLHPNSHLYTSDTFIENFPGRIFRIVNRCSFNKKEVKKNLVDLKKANVTVRNFPATVAELRKRIHLAEGGDTYLFASTLNNGQKVLIRCEKV
- a CDS encoding M15 family metallopeptidase, with protein sequence MTILKYSLTVFCLLLTGCSFFSGPKEKEIPTPAEYGYTPDDMRSGEECATISPPPPERSAMALYMDSLGLVNITDLDSSLVVKLMYTQADNFTGEVLYDNLTEAYLHPDAAYALIEAQKALKRLHPSYSLIIYDAARPMSVQKKMWDVVKGTSKYKYVSNPNRGGGLHNYGLAVDISIQDSSGQPLPMGTQVDHLGVEAHITDEIELVRNGKISETERRNRLLLRKVMKEAGFRALPGEWWHFNFCSRDVAKRKYRLIP
- a CDS encoding DUF6493 family protein, which translates into the protein MTPEERLNEIVEKQLGDAIIPFLQGLTREERKSLIPCLNRLEEYYNRFMKLDERTYGKRGTPEQQRIINLTALVIYSLKEFRKYEWGIYTAHLNELIPWHVPSWLDSFFKEGEGKEFSGFYGMNYEILMDWMEQGVLTLTPSPQTIAGYLVNELDNTDFLQKRAITLKEHIWYLFQYDCGQNRVDGRNGGQPYFSFRYFVEHGQLDRMRVLKESLLAVNRNLNKNLCGWFAGMFAALAPAMEEQLALQPEIFAVLSAPHSRPTNIILGLLKNLCVHPQFRVEEFLSQASVLFASDVKAVHQNTLAVLDKLAKERRDFRDAICRVAAQGLMSREESTQSKVAKLILTYGETESAALREALSAYTETMLANTKKELRAYLEHNEATPAHSGQSGNDSASFVHEPILPLIREDNRIEEIASTEDLIFLAGQVLDVNEIYHFDLLLGALLQEDRRQKAEQISQWAPILQRAYKVLIDGGSSRSSLLDQLMATFLLDYAKLLVKRFPKETKELSDLHREMVRKDELKKGNWGYRNLQELTIRQKTGKEEKFHVYRQLLCRTLDLLESKERPLPLLSTPTHAPMFIEPATLVERLKQYRQANAEPDDMDMQIALSRVALDDSSQELPILLQGLEGEYRRLLAFLLGADDARPQAPFTHPSWWMTAGLIKSPETIYAEFKDFSYNKGPREFLTGNFTWRTYLKTHSYTDYNKKVVEWTTPILAFDIPESKNAHVVNKDTFDERINYHSCDSHPLVVEMYPLIERFDDILNDLPRLAWLTPNMPEPLFVWCIRSAIYDPRVAEVRETDITRTAIEALHQLRHAWHEVSYLLEATCMLVADKTSRSYAAEIWIDRVGKGCMDSKRIGKILGSHQHTGWGPLKRLTDLMERQMMNVSPLHNRELETLIAAMLAELPEKPVKDLKKLLEIYAELLSVNNSKAEDEQVLHLLDIWKGVANLKKAVDNIQH
- a CDS encoding DUF6493 family protein; the protein is MEELKKELEELSETYVDTPENEERILIPFIKRVLELPMKDRRKLLPVIRELQRIKSKSFGISFVTNVCSAWAHFLSAVQFVCADKRGMDMAYHVKFDMLCKLLPLYNPAWLTDFINDDKTWFNFELNYEQLMRLMDMGYLKEFSPNRVAHLLPRATVISKKGDKGDDTFNSELLLEHDITLKEHIWTLFEYESSIGSQDDRAKEAYKKGITARDESFSAALYRFSLDGSLDRERLLKATLTTFHRNFKKDMAGWFAGFLETLRPTPGELLSLQEEMMQTFTSSYTKPVNVMLQQLKSIADEEGFRYREFIERATPLFFSGAKNSLLTICSIFEKIVARHPEMKEPCCVTLCQLFLRKDESLQKKAADFVSRHGDASSPNLRETLRSYQPEMFQSVQAVLASFKPQPAEEAHEPDANAGETVRICREDNRIPSPADKEDFLFLISRLFDMEESWEIETTIAAIIAFHPQLDKEDLGRMEPVFQRAADIVANGFRPYEGLLATFLLEYRRLWVQKDASDTGILRNMFTRLEERLKGIDENRGVYDERSFKRLADWQPCYSNVTCFTPIKQLWLNVIRQIKKENTLPLLSTPTHTPAYLQATELIRRLAAYQEAGKKPCSWDFQLAVARCAMEDKEEAIATARQLLQDEYLHLCLFLLDENVQPEPPYNHPTAWMAAGLVKAPETEFEAFKPFACNTLPHNYLTGDYEWKGVQPKEKSYEPDRRLLQLEFYKWHTYAECNSHQLWQEHLIINSKYNIDDSRYMEPLLCCFPNRPEPLIARIISHYMALGTPQEDSKRTLACALRMLLSFHCPLKEMSLLLLSGSLLFADQTVRSYAAELWVEGLSAGRMNNRRVGEILARLIGMEVAPLKRFTTQVYESMYKRSAFHNRQLEELLTVFIGGLPDKPVTGLKQLLELYLELLTVNRSKATDEQLLQRLQEWGANSNLKKVTISLNNL